One genomic segment of Brevibacillus laterosporus LMG 15441 includes these proteins:
- a CDS encoding WXG100 family type VII secretion target codes for MSRILISPDQVDEVANQFQQSKEQSQQVIDRLNQQIHQMEGQWDGMTKQKFFQEFQEANRQMTGFVLLLESISHELHAIATKFRQADSQ; via the coding sequence ATGTCACGCATTTTAATTTCGCCTGATCAAGTGGATGAAGTAGCAAACCAGTTTCAACAAAGCAAGGAACAAAGTCAGCAAGTGATTGATCGTCTGAACCAACAAATTCACCAAATGGAAGGTCAGTGGGACGGGATGACGAAACAAAAATTCTTCCAGGAATTTCAGGAAGCGAACAGGCAAATGACTGGATTTGTCCTGTTGCTTGAAAGTATATCACATGAATTACATGCAATTGCGACGAAGTTCCGTCAGGCGGATTCTCAATAA
- the essC gene encoding type VII secretion protein EssC, with translation MAYDYFQRSPRLKRTLPKQTVEIHRPPLVPQPPAFSIISILIPIIITGISLFAYLYMGSRMNTGNKNFFVFQMIFMSTMIISYTVPVFTYLHNKRKYRRQAETRTIQYQEQLEKHRRELKELQMEQQAIMHELNPSVWECIQRIEERSSSLWERSARDEDFLQLRLGLGTLPATYQIIAPKQEGYETEPLIEEAQALAQAFERVESVPIQLPLYQSKVIGVVGEQEAILNAIRVMVLQMATHHSPDEVKIAAFYPEWEEEQWKWLRWLPHTWDDEQTMRFVAQEKGSAHQLLDVLYSQLNRRKMTRATDFRKEAELPCWVFILSAPHLIEDEPILPLLLKEAEAIGACTILLADRKDSLPMQCQLIVEIQGNRGVCKETVTGDVTGLEEGEIACTIDDLPLDKAEHAARMMAGVKVKRSTSAEIPQRLSLFELLGIEKIEDLDVTALWQANRFPQSLPVPVGVRTGGKKVLLNIHDKIERRGHGPHGLMAGTTGSGKSEAIQSIVASLAVHYHPHEMTFLLIDYKGGGMSNTFRDLPHLVGSITNLDDQLVERAMVSLRAELIRRQKILNEAGDLQHIDEYYETTWRMTHPLPHLVIIIDEFAQLKKEQPEFMNELISIATIGRTLGVHVILATQKPGGVVDDKIWSNARFRICLRVQDDADSREMLKIPDAAWITTPGRGYLQVGSNEEFDLVQFAWSGAPYLAEQTRNQKEPEIYEVSLSGKRTKCEIKEELNTDQTRKQKKQLQVLMEYLASVAEKEGVSRLPGPWLPPLPKQLALEDISACTYGWNGKEWRANAPGLSAIVGLVDDVAQQRQEPLLLSLEEGHLPIYGMPGTGKTTFLQTLLLSLATRYSPEHLHFYLLDFGRTLRDFSYLPHVGSVILDEETDKIKRLFRYLLEEVGRRRELLANSGVKTLRAYQMSTGKTVPRIVVCIDGYLNFRNQYSYENDQLEQLVREGGSVGLSFVVTANRITDIVERIRGNFSLGIAFELSDPSDYYFAVGRPTKPPVHLSEGRGLVKGQVPPLEFQTALPIAGNDDMQRSVRLRNVMEQMSIAWNGDRPKEILSLPEVIFLEELLAIKSVIPNKSSLSSITDISISSPSNSFRVPVGIYVDDLTLFEVDVKEGPYFVVGSPMEGGKTSFLMTWVLSLCDRVSPQDLEIYCIDFRPSSASLLALEHVTHVKGTATRESELTELLTTLSTKIKMRHTHDDQLNNQSYREQSTSSQMCKEELFNQAESIKTDKLEDQNHKEPALLLVIDDADLFFKQITDYQIKDQLTQLLRQGRSRDLYVIISGVPSDFPYSSNDWLSEIKNMQTGFLFGSIDANDLAFLKIPSTEASHYPHAAYNKMLPPGQGYFAKRRYHRVKVAMPFNEERSLQELIHTINEKWVQKDACRPIDSQNKSYC, from the coding sequence ATGGCCTATGATTATTTTCAGCGATCACCGCGCTTAAAGCGTACATTACCCAAGCAAACAGTAGAAATCCATCGACCTCCTCTTGTTCCCCAACCACCCGCTTTCTCCATCATTTCTATCTTAATCCCCATTATTATCACGGGGATTTCGCTTTTTGCTTATTTATATATGGGATCGAGAATGAATACGGGAAACAAGAATTTTTTTGTGTTTCAAATGATTTTTATGAGCACCATGATTATTTCATACACAGTTCCGGTGTTTACCTATCTGCATAACAAGAGAAAATATCGTAGACAGGCAGAAACACGAACCATTCAGTACCAGGAGCAATTAGAGAAACACAGAAGAGAATTAAAAGAGTTACAAATGGAACAGCAAGCCATTATGCACGAATTGAATCCGTCTGTTTGGGAGTGTATACAGCGGATAGAGGAGAGAAGCAGTTCGCTATGGGAGCGTTCTGCACGTGATGAGGATTTTTTACAGTTGCGTTTGGGACTAGGAACGCTACCAGCTACCTATCAGATTATAGCGCCCAAACAGGAAGGCTATGAGACAGAGCCTTTGATTGAGGAAGCCCAGGCGTTGGCTCAAGCCTTTGAAAGAGTTGAGTCGGTTCCTATTCAACTACCCCTGTATCAATCGAAAGTCATAGGCGTGGTCGGTGAGCAGGAGGCTATTCTAAATGCGATCAGAGTGATGGTATTGCAGATGGCGACACATCACTCACCAGATGAGGTGAAAATCGCTGCCTTTTATCCAGAGTGGGAAGAAGAGCAATGGAAATGGCTACGCTGGCTGCCGCATACTTGGGATGATGAACAGACCATGCGATTCGTTGCTCAGGAAAAAGGAAGCGCTCACCAGCTACTCGACGTTTTGTACAGTCAGCTAAACCGGCGGAAAATGACGAGGGCTACTGATTTTCGTAAAGAGGCAGAGCTACCTTGCTGGGTGTTTATTCTGTCAGCCCCCCATCTAATTGAGGACGAGCCTATTTTGCCCTTACTTTTAAAAGAGGCTGAAGCAATTGGAGCATGTACGATTTTACTGGCGGATAGGAAAGATTCGTTGCCTATGCAGTGTCAATTGATTGTGGAAATACAGGGCAATCGCGGTGTTTGTAAAGAAACGGTGACAGGGGATGTGACTGGTCTAGAAGAGGGAGAAATTGCATGTACTATAGACGATCTTCCATTAGATAAAGCGGAGCATGCTGCGCGAATGATGGCAGGTGTAAAGGTTAAGCGCTCTACATCAGCAGAAATTCCACAGCGACTATCGTTATTTGAGCTTTTGGGGATTGAAAAAATAGAAGATTTGGATGTAACTGCCCTTTGGCAGGCGAATCGGTTTCCACAATCCTTGCCAGTTCCAGTGGGAGTACGAACAGGTGGAAAAAAAGTCCTGTTGAATATACATGACAAAATAGAACGGCGTGGGCATGGTCCGCATGGATTAATGGCTGGCACGACAGGTTCAGGAAAAAGCGAGGCTATTCAATCCATTGTTGCCTCATTAGCCGTTCATTATCATCCTCATGAGATGACTTTTCTATTGATTGACTATAAAGGCGGGGGAATGTCTAACACGTTTAGAGATTTACCGCATTTGGTCGGCTCCATCACCAATCTGGATGATCAGCTCGTAGAAAGAGCGATGGTTTCGTTACGCGCTGAGTTAATCCGTCGGCAAAAAATTTTAAATGAAGCAGGAGACCTTCAGCACATTGATGAGTATTATGAAACGACATGGCGGATGACTCATCCTCTACCTCATTTGGTTATTATTATTGATGAGTTTGCTCAACTAAAAAAAGAGCAGCCAGAGTTTATGAATGAACTAATATCAATTGCAACCATTGGTAGAACGTTAGGCGTGCATGTAATCCTAGCTACGCAAAAGCCTGGCGGTGTCGTAGATGATAAGATTTGGAGTAATGCCCGTTTTCGTATTTGTCTTAGAGTTCAGGATGATGCAGATAGCCGGGAAATGCTAAAGATACCAGATGCAGCATGGATTACAACACCGGGGCGTGGCTACTTACAGGTGGGGAGCAATGAGGAATTTGATTTGGTCCAGTTTGCCTGGAGTGGCGCACCATATCTGGCAGAGCAGACGCGAAATCAAAAAGAACCGGAGATTTATGAGGTTTCATTAAGTGGAAAACGTACGAAATGTGAGATAAAAGAAGAGCTAAACACAGATCAAACGAGAAAGCAAAAGAAGCAGCTTCAGGTCCTAATGGAATATCTGGCAAGCGTAGCAGAGAAAGAAGGGGTCAGCCGATTACCTGGTCCGTGGCTTCCTCCTTTGCCCAAACAGCTTGCTTTAGAGGATATTTCAGCGTGTACATACGGTTGGAATGGAAAGGAATGGAGAGCCAATGCCCCGGGTCTTTCTGCCATTGTAGGCTTAGTAGACGATGTGGCACAGCAGCGACAGGAGCCATTGCTACTATCACTAGAAGAAGGGCATTTACCTATTTATGGGATGCCGGGAACAGGAAAGACTACATTTTTACAAACCTTACTATTATCCCTGGCTACTCGTTATTCTCCAGAACACCTTCATTTTTATTTGTTGGATTTTGGACGAACGCTACGCGACTTTTCGTATTTGCCTCATGTTGGCTCCGTTATTTTGGATGAGGAAACAGATAAAATCAAGCGTTTATTTCGTTATCTGCTTGAGGAGGTAGGCAGACGCCGAGAGCTACTTGCAAATAGCGGTGTGAAAACACTTCGAGCGTACCAAATGTCTACGGGGAAGACCGTCCCTAGAATTGTCGTATGCATAGATGGCTATCTAAACTTCCGAAATCAGTACTCCTATGAGAATGATCAGCTAGAGCAGCTAGTAAGAGAAGGGGGAAGCGTAGGACTTTCTTTCGTTGTGACTGCTAACCGTATTACAGATATTGTGGAGAGAATACGAGGTAACTTTTCTCTGGGAATTGCCTTTGAACTATCTGATCCAAGCGACTATTATTTTGCGGTGGGGCGTCCTACAAAACCACCCGTCCATTTATCAGAAGGAAGAGGACTAGTGAAAGGACAAGTGCCTCCACTTGAGTTTCAGACTGCTTTACCTATAGCGGGCAACGACGACATGCAGCGCTCGGTTCGACTGCGCAATGTAATGGAGCAGATGAGCATTGCTTGGAATGGGGACCGTCCAAAAGAAATTTTGTCACTACCAGAGGTTATTTTCCTAGAGGAGCTATTAGCTATCAAGTCTGTTATTCCTAATAAATCCTCTCTCTCTAGTATAACGGATATTTCCATATCCTCACCTTCTAATTCATTTAGAGTTCCTGTAGGTATATATGTAGATGATTTAACTTTGTTTGAGGTAGATGTAAAAGAAGGCCCGTATTTTGTGGTAGGAAGTCCGATGGAAGGGGGAAAAACCTCCTTTTTAATGACATGGGTACTATCTCTATGCGATCGAGTGTCTCCACAAGATCTGGAAATTTACTGTATCGACTTCCGGCCTAGTTCCGCATCCTTACTAGCTCTAGAACACGTAACACACGTAAAGGGGACGGCCACTAGAGAGAGCGAGCTTACAGAATTGCTTACTACTCTAAGTACGAAAATAAAAATGCGCCACACCCATGATGATCAGCTAAACAATCAATCTTACAGAGAGCAATCGACTTCTTCTCAGATGTGCAAGGAGGAATTGTTCAATCAGGCTGAATCCATCAAAACAGATAAATTAGAGGACCAAAATCATAAAGAGCCAGCTCTTCTGCTGGTAATTGATGATGCAGATTTATTTTTCAAGCAGATCACAGATTATCAAATCAAGGATCAATTGACTCAGTTGCTTCGACAAGGTAGAAGCCGCGATCTGTATGTGATTATCTCTGGGGTGCCATCTGATTTTCCATATAGTAGCAACGATTGGTTATCCGAGATTAAAAATATGCAAACAGGCTTTTTATTTGGCAGTATTGATGCTAATGACTTGGCTTTCTTGAAAATCCCATCGACAGAAGCTAGTCATTATCCGCATGCTGCCTATAATAAAATGCTGCCACCAGGTCAGGGCTACTTTGCTAAAAGGCGTTATCATCGAGTCAAGGTAGCTATGCCTTTCAACGAGGAGCGATCCCTACAAGAGCTCATCCACACTATTAATGAAAAATGGGTACAGAAGGATGCTTGTAGGCCGATAGATTCACAAAATAAAAGTTATTGTTAA
- a CDS encoding vWA domain-containing protein produces the protein MSYELPATHRTPALIIYLIDVSGSMCLPMGDKRRIDIVMEALSAAIRQMIFRSTKGTRMSPRYRIAILAYSDEVYDLLDGIRGIDEVARLGKLPEISPRRLTDMAKAFKQVEKLLLEELPFLQDSPAPLICHMTDGAATGEDPEPIVKRIMQMAVPDGHVLVENIFISEELHDQELVDVKRWDGIMPDTILRDEHANRLRSMSSVLPESYREMMSESMYQLKKGALLMFPATSPELVSLGFQMSAATPVR, from the coding sequence ATGAGCTATGAGTTACCAGCGACACATCGAACCCCTGCTCTTATCATTTACCTGATTGATGTGAGTGGTTCCATGTGTCTGCCTATGGGAGATAAACGTAGGATTGATATAGTGATGGAAGCATTATCTGCTGCCATTCGACAGATGATTTTTCGTTCGACAAAGGGAACTCGGATGTCCCCACGCTATCGTATCGCAATTTTAGCATACAGCGATGAAGTATATGATTTATTGGATGGAATTCGAGGAATAGATGAGGTAGCCCGTTTGGGGAAACTGCCCGAAATAAGTCCGCGTAGATTGACAGATATGGCTAAAGCATTTAAACAAGTTGAAAAATTATTGCTAGAAGAGCTCCCGTTTCTACAAGATTCTCCGGCCCCTTTGATCTGTCATATGACAGATGGTGCTGCGACTGGTGAAGATCCGGAGCCCATTGTCAAACGAATTATGCAAATGGCTGTTCCTGATGGACATGTGCTTGTAGAAAACATTTTTATTTCCGAAGAGCTGCATGATCAAGAGCTTGTCGATGTGAAGCGCTGGGACGGAATCATGCCAGATACAATTTTAAGAGATGAACATGCCAATAGGCTGCGTTCCATGTCCTCTGTCTTACCGGAGAGCTATCGTGAGATGATGAGTGAGTCCATGTATCAATTAAAAAAGGGTGCCTTGCTTATGTTTCCGGCTACCAGTCCAGAATTGGTGTCTTTAGGGTTTCAAATGTCGGCAGCAACCCCCGTCCGTTAA
- a CDS encoding type VII secretion target, producing the protein MSRILVHPHLLQELGHEYKRAAQEWNEIEGRLHHAMESLSWEIGQHTQLEDNWRAVRALMEQLQAHSNDLAKRLVESAERFQQVDRESAERLTMTIEQVRHQLREQGAVLGLTSSSRFFPQQDMQRHLATLGSTEELPMARFQFVRENIQFLDTSIHDGYSEDTNEDDQVQPSVSGLVKVSEKIPRS; encoded by the coding sequence ATGTCGCGAATACTAGTACATCCGCATCTGTTGCAAGAATTGGGTCACGAATACAAACGAGCTGCACAGGAGTGGAATGAAATAGAAGGACGTTTGCATCATGCAATGGAAAGTCTAAGCTGGGAAATTGGGCAACACACACAGCTAGAGGATAATTGGCGTGCTGTCCGTGCCCTCATGGAGCAACTGCAAGCACACTCCAACGATTTAGCTAAGCGTCTCGTCGAATCTGCGGAACGCTTTCAACAAGTTGATAGAGAAAGTGCAGAGCGGTTAACGATGACAATAGAGCAGGTTCGACATCAATTGAGAGAGCAGGGAGCTGTACTGGGATTAACAAGCTCTTCACGCTTTTTTCCACAGCAGGATATGCAACGTCATTTAGCTACATTGGGCAGCACAGAAGAGCTGCCAATGGCACGTTTTCAATTTGTCCGTGAAAATATACAATTTCTTGATACTTCTATACATGATGGATATAGCGAGGATACAAATGAAGATGATCAGGTTCAGCCTTCTGTATCTGGATTGGTTAAAGTAAGTGAAAAAATTCCGAGGTCCTAA
- a CDS encoding Na+/H+ antiporter family protein → MLLFNGVILSVIVIVILSLLRLNVIFGLIAASITAGLVAGGSITDTIQMMVQGMSGQLETALSYILLGMFAVMIAKSDITALLVKKLLVVLRGKRGILLMSIATAACLSQNAVPVHIAFIPILIPPLLSLFTKMQIDRRAVACALTFGLQAPYIMLPAGFGLIYHQIVVSEMGKAGMSIAVTDFPKAMLIPGIGMIVGLLVALFISYRKPRTYQIIATDTDQDNEKKELRFTKRHAFTLVAILLALTVQLLTKSLIIGSLTGIVCLFIFRVVPWNLGDEVVQRGVAMMGFIAFVILLASGYATVLKETGAVQQLVASGVEYFGQNRFLASVIMLLIGLVITIGIGSSFGTVPIITAIFVPLCAGLGFSVLATAALIGTAGALGDAGSPASDSTLGPTSGLNADGQHHHIWDTCVPTFLHYNIPLFIFGLLAAFTL, encoded by the coding sequence ATGCTATTATTTAATGGAGTTATACTTTCGGTGATCGTAATTGTTATACTGTCGCTGTTGCGATTAAATGTCATTTTTGGCTTGATCGCCGCTTCCATCACCGCAGGGCTGGTTGCCGGTGGTTCCATAACTGACACCATCCAGATGATGGTGCAGGGGATGAGCGGACAGTTAGAAACAGCGCTCAGTTATATTTTACTTGGGATGTTTGCTGTGATGATCGCTAAGTCTGATATTACAGCCTTATTAGTAAAAAAATTATTGGTGGTATTGCGTGGAAAACGTGGTATTTTACTGATGTCCATTGCTACAGCAGCTTGTTTGTCGCAAAATGCAGTACCTGTGCATATTGCCTTTATACCTATTTTAATCCCACCCTTGCTGAGCTTGTTTACTAAAATGCAAATTGATCGTCGTGCTGTTGCTTGTGCGTTAACATTCGGCTTGCAAGCACCCTATATTATGCTTCCGGCGGGCTTTGGGCTGATCTATCATCAGATTGTTGTATCTGAAATGGGGAAGGCTGGGATGTCAATTGCAGTAACCGATTTTCCAAAAGCAATGCTTATTCCAGGGATTGGTATGATCGTAGGGTTATTGGTGGCACTATTCATTAGCTATCGTAAACCCAGAACATACCAAATTATCGCTACAGATACTGACCAGGATAACGAGAAGAAAGAATTACGTTTTACCAAACGACATGCATTCACCCTCGTAGCCATTCTCTTAGCATTAACCGTGCAATTATTGACGAAATCACTCATTATTGGTTCGCTTACAGGAATTGTTTGTTTATTTATTTTCCGAGTGGTGCCGTGGAATTTGGGGGACGAGGTGGTGCAGCGCGGTGTTGCTATGATGGGATTTATCGCTTTTGTTATCCTCCTTGCCTCTGGTTATGCTACTGTGTTGAAAGAGACAGGAGCTGTTCAGCAGCTAGTAGCTTCTGGAGTGGAATATTTCGGTCAAAATCGTTTTTTAGCTAGTGTGATTATGCTATTGATCGGTTTAGTGATCACCATAGGAATAGGTTCTTCATTTGGTACGGTCCCAATCATTACTGCTATCTTTGTACCGCTTTGTGCTGGACTGGGCTTCTCTGTACTTGCGACAGCGGCGTTAATTGGTACAGCCGGAGCTTTGGGGGATGCAGGATCTCCAGCTTCCGATAGCACGCTAGGGCCTACCTCAGGATTGAATGCAGATGGGCAACATCATCATATCTGGGATACATGCGTACCTACATTTCTTCATTATAATATACCCTTGTTTATATTTGGACTTCTAGCTGCCTTTACTCTGTAA